The window ATAAACGGgaagggaaggaaggaaagagggAAGGAAATGAGGATGCCaagagaaagaaaggaggaAAGAATGTCTGAACTTTCCCCGAAGCTCACATTGCAAAGCATGTGATGCTGACATCCAATAATAATCACCGCTCCCTAGCAGCGTGTCACTTGCGGCTGATTGCCAAATCGTGAGTGTACTTCTCGAACTTTGAACCCTGCAGGTCGCCTCCTGCTGGCGAGGCCTCTCGCGCTCAACCGGTGAAACATGTGACGAGCGATCAATCGCACCGGGCCACACCTCCCCGCAccatcagccaatcagagcgcCATCTGGAGGTAAAGCCAGCCTCTTTGTCGTCAGTCGCCATAGTGACTTTTTCAAGTTGACGTCCACTTCCTGTCTTCAGGGCCGCCATGCACGTGAAACTGCCGCGCTCCGAGCTGCGCGTGGACGTGTCGGGGTTTCACGCGGCGGGGGCGGCGCCCGAGTGCGTCAAAGGCAGACGCCGCCCCCTCGGCGTCATCGCCGCCAACACGCTGCGGACGCCGCCCTGTCCACCGCCTTCGTGTTGTCTGGCCAAGGATACCGCCGCCCTGCCGGACATGTGGGCCATCATCAAGCCGGGGCACGTCCGCGAGAAGATCGCCATCTTCGCTCCGGAGTCTAGGCAAACGGGTTCCTCCAGGGGCGACCCCCCTAGCGTAAACCACGCCCCCTCGTTGCGGGCCGGGAAGGTGAAGGGTAGCTGGGGGCAAAGTGGCGACGCCAAGCGCCGGAGGAGGTCTGCGGGCAAACAAAACCTCCAGCGGGACCCGGGTACGCTGCCTGGACACAGACTGCCCCCCTGCGCCTCCACCCAGACTCCAGCAGTTGGTGAGATGGAGGGGGCGGAGCAGAAGGTGTCGGTGGGCGCCATTGTGGCGTTCCTGGAGGAGTGCCGCGCCAGCCGACATCACGCCAAGCTCGCTATCGCCAGAACGCCGTCTCTGGAGGAGCCAGAGAGCGTGCGGGTGTCGGATGTGGTCGCCAAGCTCGAGTGTCTGCAGCGACGGAGCGAGGGGGGCGCTCCTACAAACCTGAGGAGGTCGGCGGGGCGCGTCCTGCTCGCCGACAGTCCCGCCTTGACCCCGCTGCCACCGCCATCACGTCTTTCTTCCGCTCGAGATGGCGGCCCAACGCCAATCGGACGGTCCCGGTCGCCCCCCTCACGTGGCACCGCAGCTCTCGAG of the Phycodurus eques isolate BA_2022a chromosome 14, UOR_Pequ_1.1, whole genome shotgun sequence genome contains:
- the fbxo34 gene encoding F-box only protein 34; translation: MHVKLPRSELRVDVSGFHAAGAAPECVKGRRRPLGVIAANTLRTPPCPPPSCCLAKDTAALPDMWAIIKPGHVREKIAIFAPESRQTGSSRGDPPSVNHAPSLRAGKVKGSWGQSGDAKRRRRSAGKQNLQRDPGTLPGHRLPPCASTQTPAVGEMEGAEQKVSVGAIVAFLEECRASRHHAKLAIARTPSLEEPESVRVSDVVAKLECLQRRSEGGAPTNLRRSAGRVLLADSPALTPLPPPSRLSSARDGGPTPIGRSRSPPSRGTAALETPPSLEETEPRPGLLFLSAPSPPPPGIRSDESSKVSDDFLEQKRQLRELLKPPPPPLPNLAAPLLATLPQDVLVCVFALLPTRTLAALKCTCRYFKFIIEDYGVRPADSLWVSEPRYRDDPCKRCKRRYARGDVSLCRWHRKPYCQPLPYGPGFWMCCRSPCRDAPGCNVGLHDNRWVPAFDSISVPVCRRDADD